From one Vicinamibacterales bacterium genomic stretch:
- a CDS encoding aminoacetone oxidase family FAD-binding enzyme produces the protein MDVAIVGAGAAGLATAIFAARQKPGARIVVFDGARRLGAKLLVSGGGRCNLTNRAVTAADFWGGNRRVIDSVLRAFPVSRAVAFFAELGVDLHEEEDGKLFPDSNRARTVLDALLAEAARLDVDIRLQHRVDRLVRDDDAFVLTAKGTTGRARRVVLATGGLSLPKTGSDGGGLALAASCGHTIVPTTPALVPLVLGGEFHRALSGVSHQATLTVHVEGRRPTRLAGPLLWTHFGVSGPVALDASRHWHRAMVDRMPATVRLSFAADRDFQTVEQALLQAAGQRPNCTIRGAVAALVPGAVAEALLAALTLDGRSRMAHLPREDRRRLVHAIVEWDLPVTGSRGYNYAEVTAGGVSLDEVDRATLESKICPGLFLVGEMLDVDGRLGGFNFQWAWSSAWAAARAAAR, from the coding sequence ATGGACGTTGCCATAGTGGGCGCCGGCGCGGCCGGTCTGGCCACCGCGATCTTCGCGGCCCGGCAGAAGCCGGGCGCCCGGATCGTGGTGTTCGACGGTGCGCGTCGCCTCGGCGCCAAGCTCCTCGTGTCGGGCGGAGGTCGCTGCAATCTCACCAACCGCGCGGTCACGGCCGCGGACTTCTGGGGAGGCAACCGGCGGGTCATCGACAGCGTGCTCCGCGCGTTCCCCGTGTCGCGGGCGGTGGCGTTCTTCGCGGAATTGGGCGTCGACCTGCATGAGGAGGAGGACGGCAAGCTCTTTCCGGATTCGAATCGGGCGCGCACGGTACTGGACGCGCTGCTGGCCGAGGCGGCACGGCTCGATGTGGACATCCGCCTCCAGCATCGCGTCGACCGCCTCGTTCGCGACGACGACGCGTTCGTGCTGACGGCGAAGGGCACGACGGGGCGGGCGCGGCGCGTGGTCCTCGCGACCGGCGGTCTGTCGCTGCCGAAGACGGGAAGCGACGGCGGTGGCCTGGCGCTGGCCGCGTCGTGCGGTCACACGATTGTGCCGACGACGCCCGCGCTCGTACCGCTGGTACTCGGAGGCGAGTTCCATCGGGCGTTGTCCGGCGTGTCGCACCAGGCCACACTCACGGTTCACGTCGAGGGGCGGCGGCCCACGCGGCTGGCCGGGCCGCTGCTGTGGACCCACTTCGGCGTGAGCGGTCCGGTGGCGCTCGACGCGTCGCGCCACTGGCACCGCGCGATGGTCGATCGCATGCCCGCCACTGTCCGGCTGTCGTTCGCCGCCGATCGAGACTTCCAGACCGTGGAGCAGGCGCTGCTCCAGGCGGCAGGGCAGCGGCCGAACTGCACGATCCGCGGGGCCGTGGCAGCGCTGGTGCCGGGGGCCGTCGCGGAGGCGTTGCTCGCCGCGCTGACGCTCGATGGTCGGAGTCGGATGGCGCACCTGCCACGCGAGGACCGGCGTCGGCTGGTTCACGCGATTGTCGAGTGGGACTTGCCCGTCACGGGCAGCCGGGGATACAACTACGCGGAAGTGACGGCGGGTGGCGTGTCGCTCGACGAAGTCGACCGGGCGACGCTCGAGTCGAAGATCTGTCCGGGCCTCTTTCTCGTGGGGGAGATGCTGGACGTTGACGGGCGGTTGGGAGGGTTCAACTTCCAGTGGGCGTGGTCGAGCGCGTGGGCAGCGGCGCGCGCGGCCGCGAGGTGA
- a CDS encoding 2-hydroxy-3-oxopropionate reductase — MSERETVGFIGLGLMGKPMALNLLKAGFSLVVHSRSRGPVDTLALAGASVAATPADVARAASVIITMVPDSPDVELVLNGPNGVFTAVKPGSVVIDMSSISPVVTRRLAAMAAERGATLLDAPVSGGEIGAIQGTLSIMVGGDASALERVRPMLNAMGNPEKVIHIGESGAGQICKVCNQMAIGGALAVVSELMVLAHKAGVNPERVREALLGGFAASRVLEVHGDRIIKKNYKPGFRAALYHKDLGIMLETARAYGTPVPVSSLVAQLVGSMVASGRGDDDYSGLATVLFDMAGVE, encoded by the coding sequence ATGTCCGAACGCGAAACCGTTGGATTCATTGGTCTCGGTCTGATGGGCAAGCCGATGGCCCTCAACTTGTTGAAGGCCGGCTTCTCGCTCGTCGTCCACAGCCGCAGCCGCGGTCCTGTCGACACGCTGGCACTGGCCGGCGCCTCGGTGGCCGCGACGCCGGCCGACGTGGCGCGCGCCGCCAGCGTGATCATCACGATGGTTCCCGACTCGCCGGATGTCGAGTTGGTGCTCAACGGGCCGAACGGTGTCTTCACCGCCGTGAAGCCCGGCTCGGTGGTGATCGACATGAGCAGCATCTCGCCGGTCGTGACGCGGCGCCTGGCGGCGATGGCGGCCGAGCGTGGTGCCACGCTGCTCGACGCGCCCGTCAGCGGCGGAGAGATTGGCGCGATCCAGGGGACGCTGTCGATCATGGTCGGCGGGGACGCGAGCGCGCTCGAGCGCGTGCGGCCGATGCTGAACGCCATGGGGAATCCCGAGAAGGTCATCCACATCGGCGAATCGGGCGCCGGTCAGATTTGCAAGGTCTGCAACCAGATGGCGATCGGCGGAGCGCTGGCCGTGGTCAGCGAACTCATGGTGCTGGCTCACAAGGCAGGCGTGAACCCGGAGCGGGTGCGCGAGGCGCTGCTCGGCGGCTTCGCAGCGAGCCGCGTGCTGGAGGTGCACGGCGACCGGATCATCAAGAAGAACTACAAGCCGGGATTCCGCGCGGCGCTCTATCACAAGGACCTGGGGATCATGCTGGAGACGGCGCGTGCGTACGGGACGCCCGTGCCGGTGTCGTCGCTCGTCGCGCAACTCGTCGGATCGATGGTTGCGTCGGGACGCGGCGATGATGACTACTCGGGGCTGGCGACCGTGCTGTTCGACATGGCGGGAGTGGAGTAG
- a CDS encoding prolyl-tRNA synthetase associated domain-containing protein: MTESAMNDPTAASQEVYGYLTRLGTSFEVHEHPPVFTVEEAEQYWAGIAAAHCKNLFLRNAKGSRHYLVVIEHTKKADLRQLAARLNDDRLSFASADRLMRFLHLTPGAVSPFGLIHDSARDVVVVLDADLVEAERIGFHPNVNTATITLATADFLRFLADRGNVVRQVSL; this comes from the coding sequence ATGACCGAATCTGCCATGAACGATCCCACGGCCGCGTCGCAGGAGGTGTATGGCTACCTCACGCGCCTCGGTACCTCGTTCGAGGTCCACGAGCACCCGCCGGTGTTCACCGTCGAGGAGGCGGAGCAGTACTGGGCTGGCATCGCCGCTGCGCACTGCAAGAACCTCTTCCTGCGGAACGCGAAGGGCAGCCGCCACTACCTCGTCGTGATCGAGCACACGAAGAAGGCGGACCTCCGCCAGCTGGCGGCGCGACTGAACGACGATCGCTTGAGCTTCGCGTCGGCCGACCGGCTGATGCGTTTCCTCCACCTGACGCCGGGCGCGGTGTCGCCGTTCGGTCTCATCCACGATTCGGCGCGAGACGTGGTTGTCGTGCTCGACGCCGATCTCGTGGAGGCCGAACGGATTGGGTTCCATCCGAACGTCAATACGGCTACGATTACGCTCGCCACGGCTGACTTCCTGCGATTCCTGGCAGACCGGGGCAACGTGGTCCGTCAGGTGTCACTCTGA